CGACCGACGCGACCGACCAGACCGGCACTGCCGGCACCGGCCTCGGCGGCGTCGTCGATCCGGCCGCGCACGTCGAGACCGGCCGCAAGGCGGCCCGGCGAGCCAAGTTCCAGCGGGCGTTGGAGCGGTACGGGGTGCCCGGGGTCAGCCTGCTCGGCCCGCTCCTCATTCCCACCCAGTTCACCGCGACGATGCTCGCCGCCGCCGGTGTGCGCAGGCAGCGCATCCTGTTGTGGCAGGGGATCGCCATCACGGGCTGGACGACCCTCGTCACGGTCCTCGTCGTCGGCGCCCTCTCGGCCCTCGCCTGAGCGGGTGGGCCGGTGCTAGGCGCTCAGGCGCAGCTGGCTGGCCAGGGGGCAGTCGAACGGGTCGCGCTCGCCGAGGCCGACCTTGTTCAGGTACTCCACGAGGATCCGGTAGGACTCCCCCATCGAGGTCTCGGTGTACTTGACGCCCTTCTCCAGGCAGTACGCCTTGACGATCGGGGCGACCTCGCGCATGGCGATCCGGGGCATGCTCGGGAAGAGGTGGTGCTCGATCTGGTAGTTGAGCCCGCCGTAGAGCGCGGCCATGAACCAGCCGCCGCGGATGTTGCGCGACATGAGCACCTGCCGGCGCAGGAAGTCGATCGACATGTCCTTGGGAACGATCGGCATCCCCTTGTGGTTCGGGGCGAACGAGCAGCCCATGTAGAACCCGAAGACGGCCAGCTGCACGCCGAGGAACGCGAAGGCGAGTCCCGGGGAGAGCACCAGGAACACCGCGGCGACGAGGCCGCCGATCCGCAGCACCAGCAGCGCGAACTCGAGCCAGCGACGCTCCGCCCGGCCCGCCTGATCCTTGCGGAAGAGGCCGCGGATGCTCTGGTAGTGCAGGTTGATTCCCTCGAGGCACACGAGCGGGAAGAACAGGTAGCCCTGCCGCTTGTACCAGAACCGCTGCAGGGGCGACGCGCCGTCGGTCTGCCCGGGCACGAACGCGATGACGTCCATGTCGATGTCCGGGTCGGCCCCGACCTTATTCGGCTGGGCGTGGTGCTTGGAGTGCTTGACCTGCCACCAGCCGTAGCTCAGCCCGACGAGCACGTTCGCCAGCAGCAGGCTCGCCCATTCGTTCTTGCGGCCCGAGCGGAAGATCTGCATGTGGGCGGCATCGTGGCCGAGGAAGGCCGTCTGCGTGAGCGTGACGGCCAGCGCGCCCGCGACGAGGAGCTGCCACCAGCTGTCACCGAGCAGCACGAACGCCGTCGCGATCGCGCCATAGGCCAGGAGCAGGCCCCCGAATGCGGACCAGTAGAACGTGTAGCGCCGCCGCATGAGACCCTGCGCGGTCACCTTCTTGCGCAGTTCGGTGAAGTCCCGCACGAAATTACGCTGGCGCTCGCCCGGTCGGACGGCGGCCGTGGAAATAGACATGAACTCCTGCTCGCGTCGGTTGTGGCCGAGAATCAGCCCTGGAGGGACGCGATACCCGCAGGCAAGACGTCTGGGCACTTGGACCAGCGCCCGTTCTTCGATCGTAGCCCGCAAAGAGCCCGCGGGAAACACGACCGACGTATAGGCACGGGACGTTCATCCTTCGACCACATCTCGCGTCTCAGGGGCGCACGAGCGGCGCCACCGCCGCGTAGGCGCCCGCCAGGTCCCGGGTGGTCTCGTCGAACACCCGGGAGATCATGGACGGCGCCCGGTAGCGTTCCCATCCCGGCTCACCCGTCCGCATCAAGCGGACCGCGGCGCCGTGCACCGCATCGGCGAGCGCCTGCGGCGGCTCGGGCCCGGTGACGGGGGGCACGTCGTCGCGGTCGAGGCAGTCGAAGAAGAAGGGCACGTCGAGGCAGTGCTGGGCGTGGCCGGCCGCGCGGGAGGGCCACGCGAACCGGTACAGCCAGGTCGCCGCCTCCGGCGCCTCGGCCCGGGCGGCGGCGAACCGCAGCGCCGGGGCCCGGAACACGGCGTCGGTGAGGAATCGACCGGCGATGCGGGCCGTGCCCGCGCGGGCGAGCGCTCGGTTGGCCGCGAGATAGTCCCCGAGGCGGGCGCGCTCGAGGCCCATGACCCGCAGCACGAGCCGGGTCGGTGCCCACCTGAGCCGGCGGGCCAGCGGGGCGACGGCGCCGAGGAACTCGTCGTCGGTGGTGCCGAGCACGAGCGGCTTGTCGGCGCCGACGCCGGCGCGGATCGAGTCGAGGGTCGGGGCGGGCAGGAGGTCGCCGTCGACCATCGGCCCGATCGGCAACCCGTGCGTGGTGACCTCGGCGACCTGCCACGGCCGGGAGAGGGTGGTCAGCTCCCGTTGAATCGGCAGGAGACGCTCCTCGGGCACGGACCGCAGGGCGGCCGCGGTCGGCTCGACCCCGGCCCGGGCGGCGATGGCCCGCCCGAGGCGCTCTGCCCGGCCGGCCGGGACGTCCGCCAGCGCCCCGGAGAGCGCGTAGACGCCGTGGAAGAGGTGGGCGGCCGCGGGCATGCCGAGCAGCGTGAGCACGGCCCCGCCGCCGGCGGACTGGCCGGCGATGGTCACCCGCGCGGGGTCGCCGCCGAAGGCCGCGATGTTCTCCTGCACCCATTCGAGTGCGAGCAGCCAGTCCCGCACGCCCCGGTTCGCCGGCGCGCCGTCGATCCAGCCGAATCCGTCGTGCCCGAGCCGATAGGAGACGGTCACGGTCACGACGCCGTCGCGGTTGAACGCGGCCCCGTCGTACCAGGGTCCGGCCGGCGATCCCGCGGTGAACGAGCCGCCGTGGAACCAGACGAGCACCGGCAGTCCGCAGGCGCTGCCCGGGCGCTCGGGTGAGGGCGTGAACACGTTGACGTTGAGGGTCGAGTCCCCGGCGATGCTCGGCTCGGGGATCGTCGTGGGGCCCGTCGCTCCCCGTTGGGGCGTGGCCCCGTACTCGAGGGCGCCGAGCACGCCCCGCCAGGGCTCCTTGGGCCGGGGCGCGGCGAACCGCAGCTCGGCCACCGGCGGCTCCGCGAACGGAATACCCAGGAAGGCCGCGGACCCCTCCTCGGCCCCGCGCCACCGGCCCCGCACGCGGCCGGCGGGCGCGGTCACCTCGACGAATTCCGTGGACATGCCTGCACCCTAGCGATCCTAAAGGGTTCAAACTTGACGCCAGTCTTGAGTTCTAGGCCCCGGTTCCCAAGCGGGCACGGTCGGCGTAGTCGGTGATGTGCTGGTCGGTGGTGCACAGGGCGGCCCACGGTGCGCGTGGAGCCGGTGGTTGGGCGGCGGCCCGCGGACGCAGGAGTCAGTGCGTGGGTCAGAACCGTTCCGGTGACGTGCTGAGAGCGGCCGGTGAATCCGCTACAGGCTCTGGGGGCGCCCGTCCGGTGCGGTGATCGTGGACCGTTTGGCAGTCTCTGCTGCGTTGATGGGCGCGATATTCGCCGATACCACCCCGGGCGGCTGGGTCAGTACCAGGCCACGTAGCCCGTTATCCAGACTCGGCGGAAGTAGAAGCGACTGCACCGGGTCATAGCCACGGAACGTCTTCGCGACCGGCGCCGCCAGCGATAATCCTCGGCCTGGACCGGCAACCGACAGAGCCATCTCGAACAAGCCGCACTGCGAGCCGCCGTCACGATCCAATGCTCCCAGTACCCGCGACAGCAAGCCCGATTCAACTCGGCGCGTTGACCGCCCAAGTTCCGACCCGCGCACCTAGCGGTCAGGCAACCGTCCCCAAAGCACCGAGGGTCACGGCGCCCGTAGTCGACGATAGCGGCGCCCTCTCCCGCCCGAGATGGGACCGCATGGCATTGGCCTATACCTGACGGGTTGATCTCGCATTCCTTAAGATTTTGGCCAACAGAGAAGTTCCGAACTGGGAGCTACCGCCGTGGCCTGCGCGGAATGTACGCCCTCATATATGGGTACGCAGAACCGCCGCGTCCGCCTGACGACTTCCATATAGACGAGGAGCACATCTACACATGCGGCGCCGCCGCACGAAAATCACCGTTATCAAGTTGCACAGCCGTCAGAATCACCTACATCCACGAAGCCGCATTCCCTCACGACCGCGACCCAAGCACGCCTCCTCAACGGAGCGTGACTCCTTCAGGAATCGGCACTGAAGTAGGTACCCAAATGCCGCAGCCATCCGACTGAAATGCGTAGTCGCTGGGCTGAATTACAACTTCAACGCGACGCGCCTCAACGATAAAATCGTTATCGATGGCACTGCCCGACTTTCCCTGACGCTCCCAATAGCAATTTGCGACACCCCCTTCCACGTAGTAGGTTCCTGGCTGCACCTCTTCTCCAACGAGGGCGTCATCTGCGCTAATCAAAAGAGGAAGAAGGTCTTCCATGAATGTCGCCATCGTCTGAACTCTCTCTGCCCATGGGTGGCTTGGACACAGTGCAAGCATTGCGCTCAATTCAGCAATAGTACTCTCACTTATCGCACCAACCGAAACTTCCCGCAGCCGCCCTTCATTCCGACCCGAAGTACTTGCGCAAAGATGGTAGGCGACA
The window above is part of the Pseudactinotalea sp. HY158 genome. Proteins encoded here:
- a CDS encoding small multidrug efflux protein, with product MDLIAFFQDLVAQVPELLQPVIVSAAAAIPFIEGEGAATIGIVGGIHPVLAALAAIAGNLLCVTVLVLTTTRVRRAVIIRHHTRVLAGTGGMDSTDATDQTGTAGTGLGGVVDPAAHVETGRKAARRAKFQRALERYGVPGVSLLGPLLIPTQFTATMLAAAGVRRQRILLWQGIAITGWTTLVTVLVVGALSALA
- a CDS encoding carboxylesterase/lipase family protein, giving the protein MSTEFVEVTAPAGRVRGRWRGAEEGSAAFLGIPFAEPPVAELRFAAPRPKEPWRGVLGALEYGATPQRGATGPTTIPEPSIAGDSTLNVNVFTPSPERPGSACGLPVLVWFHGGSFTAGSPAGPWYDGAAFNRDGVVTVTVSYRLGHDGFGWIDGAPANRGVRDWLLALEWVQENIAAFGGDPARVTIAGQSAGGGAVLTLLGMPAAAHLFHGVYALSGALADVPAGRAERLGRAIAARAGVEPTAAALRSVPEERLLPIQRELTTLSRPWQVAEVTTHGLPIGPMVDGDLLPAPTLDSIRAGVGADKPLVLGTTDDEFLGAVAPLARRLRWAPTRLVLRVMGLERARLGDYLAANRALARAGTARIAGRFLTDAVFRAPALRFAAARAEAPEAATWLYRFAWPSRAAGHAQHCLDVPFFFDCLDRDDVPPVTGPEPPQALADAVHGAAVRLMRTGEPGWERYRAPSMISRVFDETTRDLAGAYAAVAPLVRP
- a CDS encoding acyl-CoA desaturase, whose product is MSISTAAVRPGERQRNFVRDFTELRKKVTAQGLMRRRYTFYWSAFGGLLLAYGAIATAFVLLGDSWWQLLVAGALAVTLTQTAFLGHDAAHMQIFRSGRKNEWASLLLANVLVGLSYGWWQVKHSKHHAQPNKVGADPDIDMDVIAFVPGQTDGASPLQRFWYKRQGYLFFPLVCLEGINLHYQSIRGLFRKDQAGRAERRWLEFALLVLRIGGLVAAVFLVLSPGLAFAFLGVQLAVFGFYMGCSFAPNHKGMPIVPKDMSIDFLRRQVLMSRNIRGGWFMAALYGGLNYQIEHHLFPSMPRIAMREVAPIVKAYCLEKGVKYTETSMGESYRILVEYLNKVGLGERDPFDCPLASQLRLSA